Sequence from the bacterium genome:
CGTTATTCTAATTGCCCTGATTTTCTATTTCCTCTCCATCTATATCGCAGGGTTCTTTATCAATCACGCTGAATTCTGGGAGAAGTATCTCAAGGTTTCCACTTCGAAACCTGCGTTTCTTGATACGCACCATTTAACTTCCGCACTGGAGTGCACACGAAAAGGCTATGACGTATTGATCACCAATCCGTGTGAGCCGAACAAATTGCCGATGGATTACCCCCGAATCTGGCTGCATCTTGCTAAGTTGGGAATTGATCAGAGTCACAGTACTTATATCGGAATTGCCAGTGGACTGATCTTCTTTCTTTGCGTATTTCTTGTCACCGGGCCGATTTCGTTTGGGGAAGGGTTTCTTTACAGTGCGATTCTTTGCTCACCATCGATCATGCTCGGAATCGAAACAGGAAACACTGATCTGATAATGTTTTCGATTTTGTCACTTGGGATTCTTCACTTGAGTAAGAACCGAAAGTACAGGTTTGTGCCGTACTTGTTGTTTTTAGCTGCCGGATTCCTGAAACTTTTTCCGATAGCGGCAATGATTGCATGTTTTAAAGAACCAAAGAGGCGCGCTATAGGGATCTTTGCAGTTCTCTTTTCTATCTTTGCAATTTATCTCTATCAGATCTATCCCGATATTCGGCTGATGCAGCAGAACGCAGTAAAACTAACTTACTTATCCTATGGTGCTCAGGTAATCTTCACAATGTTGGATGATATTTCGATCCAATCAGGTTACGGCTGGCTGAATCGATACTTAACGCTTTTTTCTTCCCTCACTCTGATTTCAATTGTTGTTTTCGCTCTCGTGTTAGCCCGACGAAAAACTCCTGATGGCCTCCGTATGAACTTTCTTGATAGTTTCCGGATAGGAGCGAGTATATACATCATTAGCTTTCTATTATGGAATAATTGGGATTACCGGTTGATGTTCTTGATTTTTACGGTTCCACAAATGCTGGAATGGATCCGTCAACGGAAAGCATTATCAATGATTTCCAGTTTTTCATTAGCAGTAATTGTCACCACACTTTGGATTAGCAGCAAGTCCCCGTTGGGGTGGTATTTTCCAACAGTCAACCATTTTTTATTTGATGAAATCCTAAACTTATATCTGTTCGGCTTCTTTTCTTATGCAATTTTTTTGACGTTGCCGGAATGGATAAAAAGACCTCAATTTCTTGTGCGCCGATCTACGGCGCAGGAATTTGGTATAGCAAGAAATTATGATTTTGAGCAACAACCGGTAGAGCTAACTTCCAATCGGGATACGTCAGCACCTGTGTAGGTCCAAACTTCGCTGCCAGCTGTTGCCAATTCTTTCTGTCACGCTTTTCCCATAATGTCCGATGCGCGTTGACCCGAATTCTCGCTGTGCGCTTTGCCTCCGGCGGCGGGTCAGAAAAACTCACGCCATAAACCTCCTTTAGAATGCGGGTCATTTCCGGTCCAGACTCATAGGTATATGGCAAGATATCCAGCTGACCGCCGTCCAAAACGACTGGACGTCTGGTTCGTAGTTGAATGAGATGAAGATCTGACGCAGTAAGAAGAAGATCGTTCCCCCTTGAAGCCTGCATAAGGACCTGATCATCAACAAGAGCGAAATTGTTCCATTCTTCAGGCTCCTGCCGGAAAAGGTCAGGCTTCGAAATCAGGTTTATTGTCATTATCAAAAGTATGAGCAGCGCAATTGTTCTAATCGCAGTAGCTGCCCTGGTAGTTCTTTCGAAAGACACAAATGGCAAGATACATACCCCGAAAGCAAAGGCGAGTAACACATGCAACGGTAAGCCTGATAATATCCATCCCACAGCGGCAACTGCTGCGAGAAGGCCCGCTCCCAACAGCGATTTCTTCATTTGAGCACTCAATCCGATTAATAATGCTGAGATTGCAAGCACATTTAGTTCCAGAATTCTCGCGGGCATCATGATAATTAGGAAAGCTGGCAACTTCTCGGGTGGTATCCGGGATACAAAAGCGAAAAAACCGCCTAAAACCGCGGCAACGGCCAGCGCGAGAAGCGGAAAATGTCGGGCACTACCTCGCTGATCTGGATGCTTCTGTATCCAGATTAGCGTCACACCAAACGTAACAAAATTCAGCAATAATCCTGGATTACTCAGAGCTATTGGAATTCGGTGGCTGTCCCAATTTCGCACAAAAATGTGAATATACCGGGAACCTTCTTTCATGGAAAGATATGGTTGGTCATAGGACCATAAAAACTGAACGGCAAGACTTGCTACGGTGATAGACAACCCAATGAAGAAATACTTTTTCGCAGCGACCAATTGCTCACGTACAGGAGGACCACTGAGAAGAGCACATAGAATGATCACCGCCCAGGAAAGAGCACCGAGTGCAAGATGAACAGAAGGAAGAAGACCAAGCAGGAACATTGAATGTTTGAATTTGCCTGAACCAATAAACGCGATGATCAGCAGAACGAGAGCAAGGCCAATCATTCCGTGCGTGTTCGAGGTTCCCATAAGAACTACGGGATAAATAGCGCAGTATTTTGTCGCATGCGTGAACACAATCATGAAGGGAGACGCCAGTGACAGAAGAAGGTCGTTGCAGAGCGCCCAGACCGTCAGCGAAAGAGCTTGAAAGGAAAGCATTCCCATAATCCCGGAGAACAGGAATGAAAGAGTCCGTTCTGACACGCCAATTAGCAAGAAAGGTACACAAATTTGATGTAAAAGGGACCAGAGCTTTGTATGATGCATGTAGAATGGATTGTGTTTCGGATATTCCACCACACCGGCGAGAACTTGAGCGCTTTCCACAGCAAGCTGCCAGGTTCCATGCTGGAGACTTCCGATAAGGAATCCAGTGGATCCGCTGATCAACAACACCAGAGCAACCGGATTTCGAACGGTTACCTTCTGAATTAAATTCATTCGGGACGACTGCGTGGCGATAGATTTGAAATTGAGAGCCCGGTGATTTGAACTCCAAGGACATTGGCAGCCGCATCGATCTCTCTGCGAATCGACTGAATCCATTTAGGAAATGATGAATCAAGATGATCAAAATCGAGCTCTTCCAACCGCTCTTTCATCAGTAGTTGAAGCTGCGAGATTAAATGCACTCTCCAGTCTCTAGCTCCAATCAAAGCAAGTCGTGGATTCTTCACCTCAGCATCTAAGGACGCTTGTAGCTGAATCGGAATTTCATCTCGCGTAATCGCCGACTGAATCGGCAGTGACAATGACAAAGGTTCAATGGATACTCGACGAATTCGGTCAACAAATGGCAGAATTGCGATCAGCCCGGGTCCTACTACTCTCTTGGTAGATTTGCCAAGGCGCAAAATCAACCCGCGTTCGGTTGGCCTCACGACTCGAAATGTTCTTAGAAGAAGAATGACAAACAATGCCAGAAGTATCCAATGCATTTTTAGCGCAACCGATCGACTCGATAAATGGTGAACCGTTCCATGGGAGCTTGCGAAAAACCGAAAGGTAGAAACCCGAATCCATGGGCATAAAAACCTGTCCTTGCCTCGACGTTCATCAACCTCACAGGGAATTTGTTTGATATTTCAATCGTTCTCACAAGTGAACAGCGTTCACGCAACGAAGACGAGAAATTGTGAAGCCCCGCGATTTCAGCCTTCACGATCAGATTTTCTCTGGTTGGTGAATCATCGGTTGACAACAGATATCGACATCCGTTTCGATTCATGTAGTAGCGGAAGCCCCAATCTCCGACAAACCAGATCTTTGCTCCCGGATACAAGCTCTTTATCTCGTGCGCGAAACTCTTGTATGCGAGAGCATGCTGATAATCTGCAATGGTTAGTAGGATGGACAAGCTTAAAGTAAGTGAAACCACAGCGGTCGCAGCCACTTTGTTCACTAACTTATTTCCCGATATCAAGACAAAGATAAGAGGCAGAAGCGCAGGAAGCATATACCTACCCGTTCCGAAAGGAAGCATGAGAATGGACGTTATTATTGCACCGAATAACCAAACTAGTAAGAAGGATTTGTCATGGGACTCATTTTCTCGGGGAAAGGTTAAGAATAAAAAAGATGAACCGATGCTGAAGAAAAGAAATAGCAGTCCCGTTTGCCAAGAGGAATATTCACTCAAAATCGAGAGATCGAATGGGCGAAGGATCAGGACCACAATCGATAAGGTAACCCCCGCTATGAACCAAATAACTACTCTCTTCCTATTTGGTAAACCGAAGAGCAAATAGAAAAAAGCAAAAACACCGCCGCCGCCGATTGCAGCCAATCCGGAAACCAATTTTTGAAGCAAAATCGCAGGCGCGAAGCTCAAGTCTTTGTAAAAATGAGCATAGTGCTTGCTGCTGGCAAGCAAATGGAGGGTTCCGTGATGGAGCCAGTTCTCTAGCAACCACAAGCCTACTATCAGAGTCGTTGGTCCGAGCAACCACAAGAGCTGTGTGAGACTCTTCCTTTGAAAAAGAATGTAACTAAGATAAAGCAGGATAAGCCCTACGGCGACGTACCTTGTTAGGATCGCCAAGCCCGTGAAAATGCCAGCAAGTATTAACCAGAGAATCCTTCGACGATCAATGCCATAAATAAAAAAGGAAAATCCCGTGAGTCCCAGTCCAAGCATCGGAATATCGGTCATCACGCTGGTTGCATTTACAAGAAATAAAGGTGATGTTACAAACAAAAGCGTGGAGGCAAAAGGATAATCCGTAAATCGTTTGGCCAGGCAATAAGTCGAGAGGACGCAAAGTAAAGGGAAAATCATGAAGGTAAGATGGAGTGAGCTCTCTTGAAATCCGCCGGAAAGCCTGACGGCAGCCGCCTGAACATAACCAACCAGAGGCGGGTGTGACATAGCCTCAAAGGTATTGGGAGTTTTTCCAACGTTTCTAAAAACGCGGAAATCATCATTCACTAAAGTGGTGGCGCCATGAAATGGATCCATGGGACGCTTCAGGATGTTTTCAGCTATTTCCAGGAAATACACATCATCGATGTGAAACGGTTTGTTACGAAAAAGCACAAGGAAGATGGTGATTAGCAATAAAGCAATAAGCAGTAGCTTTCTATCGGAGTCTCTTCTGAGGTTTTCTTGCACGGTCAATTTCCGTGGTGGCTCAAGTCCATCTTGTGGATTGTCTGATGGAATTATCTCCGATGGCTTTTCCTTATCATGAGCTCCCACCAAAGTCTCGTCAGATGCACCATAATCCGAAGTATTCGTCTGAAATTAAAAAATTGTGATTTTCCATACGCACGAAAGAAGTGGTGGACAGGAACCTCCACAACATGAAATCCCGCGTCTTGAAATTTCTTAATCATTTCCACGCAGATGACGCCATCCTGGGACTTCAATTGCACACGGTCAAACATTTCGCGTCGCATCAGACGGAAATCGCAATCGACATCCCTTAAGTTCAAACGAAAGAAAATACTGGCAATCCAGTGGTAAATCCGCCCTATGATTTTCCGGTGCAAAGGATCACTTCTGGAAATCTTGTATCCGTTAACCCAATCGACACCTTCCTTTAAGTTGGCAAATAACAATGAAAGTTCCCGGACGTCATATTGAGCATCTCCATCCGTATAAAAGATCGTTTCCTTCGTGCAATTTGAAAACCCAGTAATCAATGTGGCGCCATAGCCCCGGTTCTGATCATGGTGAATGATTTTTACAGAGGGATGATTTCTTTGCAGCTCCTTCAATACCGCGGCAGTATAATCCGTACTGCCGTCATTTACTACTACAACTTCATATTCGTCCGTAAGCTCTCGCACGGTCGCTAGAGCGATCAAAACCATACTTCCGATGGTCCCTCCATCGTTATATGCCGGGAAAAAAACCGAGATACTTGGCTTACGGGTAACATGAATACCGTCCAAATTCGGTCCAATATTAATCCACATTATACTTTGTTGACTGCGACATCCGTTCGTAGAAACAAGTTGGAGAACTATGGAAGATCATCGGATATTTAACTCATTTTTAGAAGGAATTCGTTTGTAAATGATCAACGGGCGGGTTCCTGACTGTTCTATTTTGGCAATACTCTGATAGCTTTCGATAAACCATCTTTCTAACAACATTGCCTCAAACGGACCACGGAACCGATCCGTGTGGAGAATGAAGTCAGGCCTATATTTCCGATAAGCCCATCCAAAATCCCCTTTGATCAGATGCGGCGGGATGGCAGGATCCAAAAGGCCAAGAGGATCCACGATCCTGCGATGCGAATAGTATCCCAACAAACCGATCTCCAAATACCCGATTGAAGCATTCTCAAGTGTATTCATTCGAAACCATTTCCCTGCTTTCTCGTACATGACTTCGGTCGCGTCTTCGGTTGAACTTTGCAATGACTCTTGAAGTTTCGAATATACCGGTGAGAACCACAGAAGCACTAACACCACTCCTGCCGCGAAGCGAAGACCTGAAGTCATGCGACCCAAAGCATTCTGAAAAATATATGTCATACCGGCTGCAATGCAGGAAACAAAGATGATGTTTGCTAACACAATTGGGACCAGATACCAATGGTAAAAAGGAACACCCAAACACAAATAGCCTAACAAGAAACAATAGATCCAGGATAGGATGGGGAGCCAGAAGCGAAAGCGCCAAAACATGAATGCCCCACCTGCTGTCAGATATACGACGAAACGTCCACCAGGAGGTAAGTCCGGCAAAATGATTGTTCGGCCGAAAACTGTAAAATCCTTCAACCAGAACAAAGCTTCCGAAGGTAATCTTGCCCAAAGTCCGCTCCTACCTTGAGCGAGTTTGGCCGCCAGTGTTGCCGGAAATAAAGCCTTGTAATAGACCAAAGCTGCGACTAGAAACGGAGCAGTCACGCATAACATTAACACAAACTCGCGCAGCGGAAATCTGCGCTTTGTAATCACGAAATGGACACTAAGAACCGCTGCAGCCAATATAGAATCCGGCCTTGCCAAAATGGCGAGCGACAGCAGGAAAGAGGACAGCAATGTGTGCCGGAGACTATAGCTCACAAAGGCCCATAAGATCAAAGCGGTCACAAATGGCATTTCTCCGCCAAAGCTTAGCGTCAAAAAAGGATTGCAGACGTACAAGAGTCCCGCAAAAAAGCCACACAATGGCTCGCGATGCGAGCTTCCGTATTGGAATAAAGCAAGTCCCGCTGCAAGATGTGAGAGGCTTGAAACAACTCCGGCACACAAAGGTATGGAATCCGGACCAAAGATCATCCCCAAGACGCCAAGAAGCAATCCGAACAATGGCGCGGTTATTCCCAGTACGTGTTCATCCTCGTTATAGACAAAGCCTTTATCTGTTGCGAAATTGTACGCGTAGCGAAAAGTAATGAAGGCATCATCGTAGTTGTTGTCAAGATTCGCCAGCCCAACCAGTATTCCGGTAACCATGATGCACGATATTGCTCCGCATCGTAATAGGAAGGAGTGCATCATCAGCCGCATTATCGAGGAAAATAGAAATCTGTCCAACTCACCGTGCTAAAATTATGAAAGTTTCCATGAATGAGGCCACGTCGAACATCGTTTTTGATCAATTCCAGCGCTACAAACTTTTGGGCAAGATCATCGATCTGCTGACTAACGGCAAACTCTCAAATATCTTGGAAGTAGGGGCCGCTTTCAGCCCTTTGCGACAACTTCTCCCAGGTTATCCCATCATTAACTTGGACGTAGTTACAGCAGATCATATTACCGTACGTGGATCGGGACTGCACCTGCCGTTTCCAGATCAATCGTTTGAAATTGTGGCAAGCATCGACGTGTTGGAGCACCTTCCAGAACGGGAAAGGGCTCCTTTCATACAACAGCTCCAGAGAGTTTCACGAAATGCTGTAATTTTAGCCTTTCCAATGAAAACTGCCCTCACAAACCAGGCCGATCAAACTTTTTCGCAAGCGATTCAAAAGCTCACCGGAAATACATCTTCTTACGTAGCTGAACATATTGAGCATCAACTTCCGGATCGACAAGAAATTTTTGACTCGCTGAAAACGTTTTTTCCGGAGATCTATGAATACCAAAACGCAAACGTTCATTCCTGGCTACTCCTTCAGCTTTCAAACTTTCTGATGTTGCAGTTTTCAGAAATCGACGTCGCTCGTGGGCTTTTCAATCAAATCTTCAATGAGTATTTCGAATCTCTAAGTCACGAATCCCCTGCTTACCGTGTCTTCTTCGTGTGCTTAAAGAGTCCTCCATCCTCGGAAATGCGCCAACAACTTGAGAAATTAAGAATGCCGGATCTGGCACAACAGGCGGACAGTTTCGTCGTGAAGGCACTGGCGCTGACGACTGCAATATGGGATGCGATTGAAGAGAAGGATAGAAAAATCGCATCGCTGGATCAACAGAACAACCATCTTCTAATAAAGTTGAAGGGTCTGCAAGATCGGCTGCGTGAAGAGCAAAAGACAAGTAGCGATTATCGACAAAGTGTCCTGGCCCTTCAGGATAGAAATCAGAATTTGCAGGAATATCTGGACCTTTTCTTAAAGCATCCAGCTTATAGAATTTACAAATTGGGAAAGCGGATATTGTATGGTTCCTCGAAATCCTTAAAAACTCCGCTCTTTAACGATATCGAGTACGAGATTTTTCAGAAGAGCTTTGAGCCTGATAATGAGGAACTAAACCGACAATCCCAAGAATGGCTCCAATGGCATAATCCGCCGGTTTTAAATCTCGTAACTGCTGTGTATTCACCGCCACTTTCGATCTTTCAGGAAACTGTCCGGTCGGTTCTAAATCAAACGTACGGCAACTGGTTCTGGAATATCGTTGATGCCAGCGAAACGGACGCTATCTGGACCTATCTGAAAGAAGAATCCAAAAATGACAATCGTATTCGAATACACAGATTAAATGGGAACCAAGGAATTTCCGGCAACACGAATGTTGCCTTGGAACAAGCTTCCGGAGAATTCATTGTTATGCTGGACCACGATGACACGTTGGCAAAACATGCATTATATGAAGTAGCGAATGTAATTCACAAGAATCCCGAAATTGACTTCCTGTACTCTGATGCTGATAAGTTGGACGTACATGGGCAGCGTTGCCAACCACTGTTCAAGCCAGATTGGTCTCCGGAAATGATGTTGTGCTGCAATCTCATGAACCAGCTTTCTGTTTTTCGACGAACGCTCCTGAACGAAGTCGGCTATTTGAAAGAGGAAATGGATGGAGCCCAGGATTGGGATCTTTACCTCCGAATCATAGAAAAGACCTCAAAGGTTTTTCATATTCCACAAGTTCTTTATCACTGGAGGATGACACCTCACTCCACAGCAGTCAATGTTAACAACAAACCCTATGCAAAAAAATCTCAAATTGCTGCGATAACAAACCACCTGAGGCGGCGTGGTCTACAGAACCCAGCGGTAAAGTTCGATCCAACTCACAATGTTTTTCAGAACCATCCGTTATCGACATGGACATCGAAACAAAAGAAGGTCTCCATCATCGTTCCTTCCAAAGATCAACTGTATTTCATAAAAAGATGTCTCGAAAGCCTTATGAATTTAACCGAATACCGGGATTATGAGATTGTTATCGTAGATACTGGAAGTTTGAACAAAGAGACATGGATCTACTACGAAATCCTTTTGAAATCTCATCGGGTTCGAGTTATTAAGTTGGAGACGCCCTTCAATTTCAGTAAGGCGTGTAACCTTGGCGCCAGAAATGTCAATGGAGACTTTTTACTTTTTCTGAATAACGATACCGAAGTCATCCATTCGGACTGGCTATCATCCATGGTTCAATGGTTTGAAATCCCGGAAATTGCAATCGTGGGCCCGAAGCTAATCTATCCGGACGGCAAGGTTCAACACGCCGGAGTTATTGTAGGTCTGGGAGGGATGGCGGCTAACCTTTTCCGGCAATCAAAAGATAGCATTAGTACATTGTTTGGATCTGATTCCTGGTACCGTAATTTGTCTGCGGTTACTGGAGCATGTTTATTGATCAGACGCGACATATTTGAAAAAGTGAATGGATTCGATGAAATGTTTCAGTTCAATTACAGTGATGTTGATCTCTGTCTTAGGGTCAGAGAGGCAGGATACAGGGTCCTTTTTACGCCGCATGCGCGGATGATACACCATGAAGGTGTAACCACGCAAAAGGTTACACCTAAAGATGATTTTCTTCTTGCAAATACAAAGTGGCTACGATATTTAACTTCCGGGGATCCATATTACAATCCTAATTTGAGTTACAGAGACAGAGTTCCCACGTTCAAGAAATCTGAACTCGACCTCTGTTCTTCTGCGAACGAGCTCCTTGTGAATGCCCTGCCTGATAAACAGCATATTATTCTTACAGAAGACGCTCCGCTTTAAGCAAATCCTGAGGGGCCGACTTAGAAAACTTTCGTCATACCTCCGGACGAGAATGAACCGCTTGAAGTTGCTGATTCGGTTGAACTTTATTCCAACCTTTGTGAAAACCGTAATGAATGACCGCTCGATGCAGCGGTGATAGAGAAAGCCATTTGCACTTGCTCCAAAAACTTATATTCGAACGAAGACAAAACTTAACATCCAGATAAACATGACCGAGCCATGCGCCCGTTTCTAATGCGATAGAGCGTTTGCCCAGGCGGGACTGCAGGAAGCTGGAAAAAGCGGAACCCATCTCGCGCTGTCGCTTAAATTTCTGCGCGATCGTGTGCGAATGCGAGTGAAGCACAACCGAATCCGGCTCGTAAACGATTGTGTAGCCTTGCTCAAGCATTCTTTTGGCCCACTCCTGGTCCTCTACAATGGATAAACGCTCGTCAAACGGATGTTTTAATAGAATCTGCAGATCGTATGCGCTGCTTGAATTGGAGAATTTGATCGAGTGCCAGATGTTTTTGCGATCGAAAGGAGTTTCCGGCGCGATGTTTTTGATGGCCCGGCTTGACGGAAAATCCAGACCAATGTCATTTTTCTCCAATGGATCGGCATCAGGTCTTGCAACCTGTCTGCTGAAAACACCTGCAACATCTGGATACTCCTGAAAAGGCCGCAACAGGCATTCCAGCCAGCAGTTATCCGCAGGCGTGGCGTCTTGAGTCAGAAACACCAGATAACGCGTGGAGGACATTCTCGCTGCAAGATTTCGCGTTCCCGAATGGCTGAATTCGCTCTGCGAAATCTGTTTTACAGGAATTCCATTTGTTTCAAGAACTTTCAACGTGGAGTCGATGGAACCAGAATCGATTGCCAGAATCTCTTTCGGGGGAAGCTTCTGGCGGCGAAGCATCTCCAGCACCTGCGCCAGAAACTTTTCGCCATT
This genomic interval carries:
- a CDS encoding SPFH domain-containing protein, whose product is MHWILLALFVILLLRTFRVVRPTERGLILRLGKSTKRVVGPGLIAILPFVDRIRRVSIEPLSLSLPIQSAITRDEIPIQLQASLDAEVKNPRLALIGARDWRVHLISQLQLLMKERLEELDFDHLDSSFPKWIQSIRREIDAAANVLGVQITGLSISNLSPRSRPE
- a CDS encoding glycosyltransferase family 39 protein, which encodes MQENLRRDSDRKLLLIALLLITIFLVLFRNKPFHIDDVYFLEIAENILKRPMDPFHGATTLVNDDFRVFRNVGKTPNTFEAMSHPPLVGYVQAAAVRLSGGFQESSLHLTFMIFPLLCVLSTYCLAKRFTDYPFASTLLFVTSPLFLVNATSVMTDIPMLGLGLTGFSFFIYGIDRRRILWLILAGIFTGLAILTRYVAVGLILLYLSYILFQRKSLTQLLWLLGPTTLIVGLWLLENWLHHGTLHLLASSKHYAHFYKDLSFAPAILLQKLVSGLAAIGGGGVFAFFYLLFGLPNRKRVVIWFIAGVTLSIVVLILRPFDLSILSEYSSWQTGLLFLFFSIGSSFLFLTFPRENESHDKSFLLVWLFGAIITSILMLPFGTGRYMLPALLPLIFVLISGNKLVNKVAATAVVSLTLSLSILLTIADYQHALAYKSFAHEIKSLYPGAKIWFVGDWGFRYYMNRNGCRYLLSTDDSPTRENLIVKAEIAGLHNFSSSLRERCSLVRTIEISNKFPVRLMNVEARTGFYAHGFGFLPFGFSQAPMERFTIYRVDRLR
- a CDS encoding glycosyltransferase family 2 protein, yielding MDGIHVTRKPSISVFFPAYNDGGTIGSMVLIALATVRELTDEYEVVVVNDGSTDYTAAVLKELQRNHPSVKIIHHDQNRGYGATLITGFSNCTKETIFYTDGDAQYDVRELSLLFANLKEGVDWVNGYKISRSDPLHRKIIGRIYHWIASIFFRLNLRDVDCDFRLMRREMFDRVQLKSQDGVICVEMIKKFQDAGFHVVEVPVHHFFRAYGKSQFFNFRRILRIMVHLTRLWWELMIRKSHRR
- a CDS encoding glycosyltransferase — encoded protein: MKVSMNEATSNIVFDQFQRYKLLGKIIDLLTNGKLSNILEVGAAFSPLRQLLPGYPIINLDVVTADHITVRGSGLHLPFPDQSFEIVASIDVLEHLPERERAPFIQQLQRVSRNAVILAFPMKTALTNQADQTFSQAIQKLTGNTSSYVAEHIEHQLPDRQEIFDSLKTFFPEIYEYQNANVHSWLLLQLSNFLMLQFSEIDVARGLFNQIFNEYFESLSHESPAYRVFFVCLKSPPSSEMRQQLEKLRMPDLAQQADSFVVKALALTTAIWDAIEEKDRKIASLDQQNNHLLIKLKGLQDRLREEQKTSSDYRQSVLALQDRNQNLQEYLDLFLKHPAYRIYKLGKRILYGSSKSLKTPLFNDIEYEIFQKSFEPDNEELNRQSQEWLQWHNPPVLNLVTAVYSPPLSIFQETVRSVLNQTYGNWFWNIVDASETDAIWTYLKEESKNDNRIRIHRLNGNQGISGNTNVALEQASGEFIVMLDHDDTLAKHALYEVANVIHKNPEIDFLYSDADKLDVHGQRCQPLFKPDWSPEMMLCCNLMNQLSVFRRTLLNEVGYLKEEMDGAQDWDLYLRIIEKTSKVFHIPQVLYHWRMTPHSTAVNVNNKPYAKKSQIAAITNHLRRRGLQNPAVKFDPTHNVFQNHPLSTWTSKQKKVSIIVPSKDQLYFIKRCLESLMNLTEYRDYEIVIVDTGSLNKETWIYYEILLKSHRVRVIKLETPFNFSKACNLGARNVNGDFLLFLNNDTEVIHSDWLSSMVQWFEIPEIAIVGPKLIYPDGKVQHAGVIVGLGGMAANLFRQSKDSISTLFGSDSWYRNLSAVTGACLLIRRDIFEKVNGFDEMFQFNYSDVDLCLRVREAGYRVLFTPHARMIHHEGVTTQKVTPKDDFLLANTKWLRYLTSGDPYYNPNLSYRDRVPTFKKSELDLCSSANELLVNALPDKQHIILTEDAPL
- a CDS encoding glycosyltransferase is translated as MFDATIVLLTCNGEKFLAQVLEMLRRQKLPPKEILAIDSGSIDSTLKVLETNGIPVKQISQSEFSHSGTRNLAARMSSTRYLVFLTQDATPADNCWLECLLRPFQEYPDVAGVFSRQVARPDADPLEKNDIGLDFPSSRAIKNIAPETPFDRKNIWHSIKFSNSSSAYDLQILLKHPFDERLSIVEDQEWAKRMLEQGYTIVYEPDSVVLHSHSHTIAQKFKRQREMGSAFSSFLQSRLGKRSIALETGAWLGHVYLDVKFCLRSNISFWSKCKWLSLSPLHRAVIHYGFHKGWNKVQPNQQLQAVHSRPEV